In Grus americana isolate bGruAme1 chromosome 4, bGruAme1.mat, whole genome shotgun sequence, one genomic interval encodes:
- the LOC129206428 gene encoding E3 ubiquitin-protein ligase RNF103 isoform X7 translates to MWVKLCCLLLYFLALFVLARVFEAVAWYESGFLATQLVDPVALSFRKLRTILECRGLGHSGLPEKKDVRELVEKSGDLMEGELYSALKEEEASESVSSTNFSGEMHFYELVEDTKDGIWLVQIVKI, encoded by the exons ATGTGGGTGAAGCTGTGCTGTTTGCTGCTCTACTTCCTGGCGCTCTTCGTCCTGGCCAGGGTGTTCGAGGCCGTGGCGTGGTACGAGAGCGGTTTCCTCGCCACGCAGCTGGTGGACCCGGTGGCGTTGAGCTTCAGGAAGCTGCGGACCATCCTGGAGTGCCGGGGGCTGGGACATTCTGGGCTGCCCGAGAAAAAGGATGTGCGGGAGCTGGTGGAGAAGTCAG GAGACCTTATGGAAGGAGAGCTTTATTCTGCTCTCAAGGAGGAAGAGGCCTCTGAATCGGTTTCCAGTACAAACTTTAGTGGTGAAATGCACTTCTATGAACTTGTAGAAGACACAAAAGATGGGATTTGGCTAGTTCAG aTTGTCAAGATTTAA